TTGGATGTCACAGCACGTAAGCTCCAAGAGAAGTTGATGGGTAAACGGTTTTTGCTTGTACTGGATGATGTTTGAAGCGAAGATGGTGAAAAATGAGATAACTTGATAAAGCCCTTAAAATCTGGCAGTGTAGGAAGCAAGATTATTGTTACTACACGAAACATTGAAGTTGCAAAGATGATGACCCCAAATTACATTCGTCCCTTGGGattattatcaaaaaaagatTGTTGGTCTTTGTTTAGTCGAAGAGCATTTAGCAATGGAGGGCCACAAGAAACCCAGAGGTTGGTGGAAATTGGAAAGAGAATTGTTAAAAAATGTGGAGGAGTGCCTTTAGCAGTGAAGATCTTAGGAAACCTAATGCACTCCAAAATAGAGGAACGTGAGTGGTCGTCCATGGAGCAAGCAAATGAAATTTGGAATTCACTACAAGATGGTAGTAGAGGAATAATGCCAATATTGAAGTTGAGTTATGATCATCTGCCATCACAATTGAAACGTTGTTTTGCATATTGTTCAATATtccccaaggattataaatttGATATAAAAATGTTGATACAATTATGGATGGCATAGGGATTCCTTCAAACTCCCAAAGGAAGCAAACAATTAATGGAGGATGTAGGCAGTGAATATTTCAATATTTTGTTATGCAATTCTTTCTAAGGGAAAATATGGAGATATAGAGAGATGCATGATCTTGTACATGATCTTGCACAAATTGTTGGAATGCTTGAATATTCCACCATGGAGGAGGCCATTACTGTGGAAGACGACATTTCTGATAAAGTTTGtggtttgtcattttttttaggtAATGAGGGAAGACTTCAAACTCGAGAAGCCTtggagaagacaaagaaattgCGAACATTAATAGCTTGTCCGCCATCAAGGTGGTTGGTCTCAAATATTaatattgatatgttgatgaaaaaCTTCCAGAGCTTGTGTGTGTTGGATGTATCACACTGCCTCATAAAAGAGGTGCCACcatcaataagaaaattgaaACATTTAAGGTACCTTGACTTGTCTAGGAATATATCAATTGAAGTGTTGCCAAAGTCTATCACTAGCCTTTACAATTTACAGACGTTAAAAGTCAACACTTGCTTTGAACTTCGAGAGCTTCGCAAGGAAATGAGAAAGATGGTTAGCTTGAGACATTTTGAATTTGAGGGTAAATGCACTGAGATGCTAGTTGAGATGGGGAGATTGACTAATCTGCAAACATTAACACATTTTATAGTAGGCAAAGATGAAGGACACAGTCTTGAAGAGCTGAAGTGCTTGAACCTCAAAGGGAAACTGACCATAAGTGGTCTGGAGAATATTGTAACAATAGAAGAAGCCAGGGAGGCAAATTTGAGAGGAAATAAACATGATATTCGTGAGTTAACATTAATATGGGGGAGTTCTAATACTGGcatgaatgatgatgatgtgttAGAAGGCCTAGAACCTCATCCAAACTTGAAAAGGCTTTCCATCGGTGGTTTTGGCGTTGCAAAATATCCTTCATGGATGGAAAAATTGTTAGCATACAAAAATTTGATTGACTTGGTACTCCAAGGATGCTATAGATTGGAATATGTCCCACCCATGCGTGGAGAGCTACCTTTTCTTAGGTCTTTTGTTAAGTGGAATGGAAAAGGTCAAATGTATTGATCGGGAGTTCTATTATAGCagtagcaacaacaacaataatagtAATACTTCTGGAgcatcttcttattcttcttcttcagggatAATGGTAGCATTTCCATCTCTTAAAATACTAAGGCTAAATACTATGCCTAATTTGGTTGAATGGTTGGAAGTGTTGCCTTCCTTTCCATCCCTTGAGGAGTTGTATGTCTCATCATGCCCCAAGCTGAAAACCATGCCAACTCAATTCCTTTCCCTTAAAAGGTTCAAATTTGGTTATTTTCCAAATAAGATGGCACTAAAGTCGTTGTCAAGCAACCTTGTCTCTCTCAACTATCTTACTATTGAAAGGTGTCGAGACCTCAAGTCTGTGCCAGAGGGTTTGCTACAAAACAACGCAAATATTTTACATGAATTGTGTTTTGGAAGATGCCCCAAGCTTGAAACAATTTTTccaagtaaagaagaagaagtagaagaagaaggacaagtGGTGGGATctggatcttcttcttcccaccaCCACCTACAGCAGCCGCTACTACTACTTGTCTTTCCGTTTCTTCAATGCTTAAAAATAATTGACTGTCCTCTTGTAAAGACTTTTCCGGACTTACAAGGAATGACTTCTCGTCGATGTTTGAAACTAATTGGCTTTAAGGAGTTGAAGTCGCTACCAGAGGGGTTGCAGTGGCTCACTAAGCTTGACACGTTAGAAATTGGTCAGTTTTCAGAGGAGCTGGAACAACTGGATACTATAAAAGGGGAAGAGGATCTCCAACACCTTGTCTCCCTTCGAAGACTAAGACTCTTTGGATGGCCTCAGCACAAGAATCCCCAACACCAACTTAAGCATCAACTCACCCATTATCTACAATTTTTGAGGAcggaagaggattattggtgaCGTCTACTAATCTTtgacttttagattactaattaatcatgcagattttttttttttaaattggagtttctttttgtttgagttAATTATCTGaatttctatccaaaaaaaaaaaaaaaagttaattatCTGAATCACTATATAATTAATTTTACAGGTATTATTAATCAAATTGGTCCTATCTAGCTAGCTCGTTGATGGAAGTTCCAAAAAATCCCCCTATTTTTGCTAAGATATGTTGTTCAGGTGAGTTTTATTTCTAgcaaattatatatattttaggttgtttatatttcttttatctcttttttattgttaaatCATCATATAAATCTGAATTTATTGGTCTCTTAATtacttcctctttttttttaattcaatatCAACTTCTATATCTTTTGGCTCTTTAATTGATAGATGGAACGAATTTAAGAGATCGATCGATCGATATGTTTCCCATTCTTGGACGGTGGATGGTTTCCTTTCTTGACGTCCATGCATCTTTTGCTCCCAGTTAGTTGATACGTCTAGTACTTAATTGTAAATTTATCTTTTAGATTTTTTTGGTATGGGATTTTAactttattatttcttttctcagCTGCAagcttatttattattataatattactATATATGaatttcatctttctttcttcttctacttctttttttttttctttttttttttttttttttgtgattttattaaatttaaatGGAAATTAATTAAGGGCAATCTCTATGTACTACTCTAtgaatttaattcaattttgtaATGGATTTAGATTAATTTTGTAAACATTGTTGCTATTACTAATAATTTAGGGAAGAAGCAGGCCATGGTCATGAATGATCTccgtaattaattaattaatcttaTTTGCATGAATTGAAGCTTTACTTATTCTGTAAACTAATATTTAAGTATCAATCTAAATATTTTACTTGCAAATACTTCCGGTTCGTTCTATGGTCTCTGTTTCTCAGGAGTAAATTAATTGCTGTTAGTTGGGGCTGTTCTCAATCTTTAGGtaataaatatttttatgatccaaaacatataaaatgttggaaaaaactctgtttgaagaaggaaacttcaaactgctttgaatgcgatctcgctatcttaaaggagatatttgccccacacgacaaattcaccttcaggaatcaacaaagcaataaatataaaacacagaactccacttagagatactgaattgcaagagggagagataattCGTTT
The nucleotide sequence above comes from Telopea speciosissima isolate NSW1024214 ecotype Mountain lineage chromosome 3, Tspe_v1, whole genome shotgun sequence. Encoded proteins:
- the LOC122655435 gene encoding putative disease resistance protein RGA4, which translates into the protein MHDLVHDLAQIVGMLEYSTMEEAITVEDDISDKVCGLSFFLGNEGRLQTREALEKTKKLRTLIACPPSRWLVSNINIDMLMKNFQSLCVLDVSHCLIKEVPPSIRKLKHLRYLDLSRNISIEVLPKSITSLYNLQTLKVNTCFELRELRKEMRKMVSLRHFEFEGKCTEMLVEMGRLTNLQTLTHFIVGKDEGHSLEELKCLNLKGKLTISGLENIVTIEEAREANLRGNKHDIRELTLIWGSSNTGMNDDDVLEGLEPHPNLKRLSIGGFGVAKYPSWMEKLLAYKNLIDLVKCIDREFYYSSSNNNNNSNTSGASSYSSSSGIMVAFPSLKILRLNTMPNLVEWLEVLPSFPSLEELYVSSCPKLKTMPTQFLSLKRFKFGYFPNKMALKSLSSNLVSLNYLTIERCRDLKSVPEGLLQNNANILHELCFGRCPKLETIFPSKEEEVEEEGQVVGSGSSSSHHHLQQPLLLLVFPFLQCLKIIDCPLVKTFPDLQGMTSRRCLKLIGFKELKSLPEGLQWLTKLDTLEIGQFSEELEQLDTIKGEEDLQHLVSLRRLRLFGWPQHKNPQHQLKHQLTHYLQFLRTEEDYW